The following proteins come from a genomic window of Streptococcus oralis:
- the tsaE gene encoding tRNA (adenosine(37)-N6)-threonylcarbamoyltransferase complex ATPase subunit type 1 TsaE, which translates to MYTKNEEELINLGERLGTLLQKNDVLILSGELGAGKTTFTKGLAKGLGIHQMIKSPTYTIVREYEGRLPLYHLDVYRIEGDADSIDLDEFLFGGGVTVIEWGHLLGEDLPDSYLELELLKEAEGRRLYFTAQGSRAEELIKELQDGV; encoded by the coding sequence ATGTACACAAAAAATGAAGAAGAGCTGATCAATCTGGGAGAACGCCTAGGAACCTTGCTCCAAAAAAATGATGTTTTGATCTTGTCTGGGGAATTGGGTGCTGGTAAAACAACCTTTACAAAGGGTCTTGCCAAGGGCTTGGGTATTCATCAGATGATCAAAAGTCCAACCTACACCATCGTGAGAGAGTATGAGGGTCGCCTTCCGCTCTACCATTTGGATGTCTATCGGATTGAGGGGGATGCTGATTCGATTGACTTGGATGAGTTTCTCTTTGGTGGTGGTGTGACCGTTATCGAGTGGGGACATCTTTTGGGTGAGGATTTGCCAGATTCCTACTTGGAGTTGGAACTCTTGAAAGAGGCTGAGGGTCGTCGCCTCTATTTTACCGCTCAGGGTTCTCGTGCTGAGGAATTGATCAAGGAGCTTCAAGATGGAGTATGA
- a CDS encoding Cna B-type domain-containing protein — protein sequence MNNGMTLQKVTAFFLVVIILLGIIVPNTIAFAEGVIAKDTITDVKKTDKETKEKIDPEEQADKRDNKTDSKKTDKEAEEKINPEEQKDKQDNKAEIKDDESEVKEEATKPKLNQSLMESVSLNSGAPMDNGKLMVYDDNHKIKDKSNGDGTSVNPYNLATMTNTLFTINYTPFYQVKDDGSTEFGDQRIVVDIPTYGFKLANPGIEGVQFEKITMLDAKGKVIPLDAVSQKNYDKVVKIIYDINDNFLRSLGGGSSLVFNIAFNRRSLTDEECKKWIAEGKLETKLNVTACEGENNTPINSTGNSSEYKWRMSPTNYDDPKTTVTGNRHLNASSLAKIANSGFIRFYDTDPASGPFTGNKDYYYYKQGTIHDADTPLMSLKHIKVYVPKNGSVEGNFILQKLQIRNGLYDLDLAYYATVSEMKNDGDGKGNYYLITPRKPLYNNGSDHKWNDAFTKGFSLIWQVPDGIDNIGSDTLYEATTPEFVFETPNGTDGKKEVVISADGQGVKIKTMKANTVDGYEIHSFAGPGYQLYKNAGGFYTANAVSADAKYSDVGYTRLSNEYYILKDANGEWNEYFPKNKTGATVETYEFPEEIQPTAWKGTAQTWNTDSYKVAKVVYTTADGNEHTADVNSPVHLANKVHNFPEVKFDTSGGRVTKVEVHWEYLNNDTFNASTHFAGNYKENVRRQSFAQSKFDIYVTPTATGHLQIKYSAKSTDPTADANDNFDYEANKAVKSPVNNVSGKAKDDFFWTTVTQKKCTPLKAESTGDRLKENVLYPNQAENGTFYDTWKLFFDYGTKKEFSPVTKNPRIDLTVGTLNLKGLDSKADKTGLLTGKFTANKSLSGWKIIYKTADNVLGIEGTEKVYNIGNIEDGTKIDLGINRDIEHLSSIVLTYDGVYNIEPFADKETGEAVLFSNIEYELRNTDFKGNPLTIEKEKGIAWYGPNYFIQNLEGKYYNESCSDGNHIHDAGKGQTFGGRAWNAIKTPQRYGLLTRTYIVTNKTADNVIEPAGNETNNSISQTGTSLQKVRFNTKAYAYAMNSDMPEAGKMPYGIPESAYVEIKDKQFAADVDKCKFLGFDNASGNVIIKQVTDADGRVWIKMSITEAGIQALNRQFREITKNKAFSYYYYYNDSVLKFMEDPVVIALKSFRYTSVTSPGENEHRPYGMVYYDMSPLETKLDGSKNEYYSHAKLEGDLFQLSENAATALDATKKKKLFGIDLSKVEVVVSKNTAVGSNIFPGKYDNIVYGTAGSKFPTQTFYPDERDNLRGDFFVQAPDSDGFKDFKAIIEIPKKDKSISYTQQNETVQTPKTQVDMYLTGEVKVMGDSRPGKQEFSYSIDGGNTFVSAENITDWGKVTHVKLDLGELPKGSQVNIKLPLKTHAKTTTDELEAYIGGSFETTDYTGVKTSGYINPAKYIYGNYAVISSEVWWDKNENGELDEGETKAKGVKLELYSPNQDITINNKLIPANTLIHSTTTDENGGYELKSFMSEAGQWIKVTMPDGETKLTLKAKDSDMLKSKNSDFDRTSYKTAELPELVREKPLDTIGCGLIRAPKIKTEPVKIHVGEESNEGAAKAVATSDHPTVSPELKYLELQNDVADVDDSGKIRGKSTGKIKAEVTTTNTLASSNQAIPEDTVKAEYDIIVYGKVNYNKNNADVSGEAPKDNNEYYPSVTADGNDADTDKVTVLDAGTMKRSGYIFKGWNTQADGKGTMYSNGDIFKTGPINQDVELYAIWSLIWTPMEIPTRAVTVTKEWKNFLGTDIAAPVDSVTVELYKDGVATGQVQELKSANNWTAAFEQLPVSATLGGENHEYTIKEVGETLNNISLAGKWYGVGYAGSMKEGFTITNKEKTPWAPMIPPTRDVTVTKEWQDSADNDVSAPVDSVTVELYKDGVATGNVQELTKENKWTATFEKLPVSATLGGEAHEYTIKEVGESLNNISLAGKWYGVRYEGSMKDGFTITNKEKTPWAPMEIPTRSITVTKEWQGTDGNKIDAPVDSITVELYKDGVATGQVQELKSANNWTATFEKLLVSTTLGGEAHQYTIKEVGETLNNISLAGKWYGVGYAGSMKDGFTITNKEKTPWAPMEIPTRDVKVTKEWKDSAGNDVSAPVDSVTVELYKDGVATGNVQELTKENKWTATFEKLPVSATLGGEAHQYTIKEVGETLNNISLAGKWYGVGYAGSMKDGFTITNKEKTPWAPMEIPTRDVKVTKEWKDSAGNDVSAPVDSVKVELYKDGVATGQVQELNKANNWTATFEQLPVSATLGGAAHEYTIKEVGETLNNISLAGKWYGVGYEGSMKDGFTITNKEKTPWAPMVPPTRAITVTKEWQDSDGNKIDAPVDSITVELYKDGVATGNVQELTKENKWTATFEQLPVSATLGGAAHEYTIKEVGETLNNISLVGKWYGVGYAGSMKDGFTITNKEKTPWAPMEIPTRDVKVTKEWKDSAGNAVSAPVDSVKVELYKDGVATGQVQELKSANNWTATFEQLPVSATLGGAAHEYTIKEVGETLNNISLAGKWYGVGYAGSMKDGFTITNQEKTPTKPSTPNNPESNKPEVPNTSNNKTLPNTGDGSNVSQYAWIMLTSGVLLMLIGYRRKNQG from the coding sequence ATGAATAATGGGATGACATTGCAAAAAGTAACAGCTTTTTTCTTAGTTGTTATAATACTATTAGGGATAATTGTTCCGAATACTATTGCTTTTGCAGAGGGAGTAATAGCTAAAGATACAATTACAGATGTCAAAAAAACTGATAAGGAAACGAAAGAAAAGATAGATCCTGAGGAACAAGCAGATAAACGGGACAATAAAACAGATTCTAAAAAAACTGATAAGGAAGCTGAAGAAAAGATAAATCCTGAAGAGCAAAAAGATAAACAGGACAATAAAGCAGAAATAAAAGACGATGAGTCAGAAGTTAAAGAAGAAGCAACTAAGCCTAAACTGAATCAATCTTTAATGGAATCAGTTTCTTTGAATTCCGGAGCCCCAATGGATAATGGTAAGCTTATGGTATATGATGACAATCATAAGATTAAAGATAAATCAAATGGAGATGGAACGTCAGTAAATCCATATAATTTGGCAACTATGACTAATACATTGTTTACTATAAATTATACACCTTTCTATCAAGTAAAAGACGATGGAAGTACTGAGTTTGGCGACCAAAGAATTGTTGTAGATATACCAACTTATGGATTCAAACTTGCTAATCCAGGAATTGAAGGAGTACAATTTGAAAAAATTACAATGCTAGATGCAAAGGGCAAAGTAATTCCATTGGACGCAGTTTCACAAAAAAATTATGATAAAGTTGTAAAAATTATCTATGATATCAATGATAATTTCCTTCGATCTTTGGGCGGAGGTTCAAGTTTAGTATTTAATATTGCCTTTAATAGACGTAGTTTAACAGATGAAGAATGTAAAAAGTGGATTGCTGAAGGAAAACTTGAAACAAAACTGAATGTTACTGCCTGTGAAGGAGAAAATAACACACCGATTAATAGTACAGGAAATTCATCAGAATACAAATGGAGAATGTCACCAACAAATTATGACGATCCTAAAACTACAGTAACAGGAAATCGTCATCTAAATGCAAGTAGTCTGGCGAAGATTGCGAATTCTGGATTCATAAGATTTTATGATACAGATCCTGCAAGTGGTCCATTTACTGGTAACAAAGATTACTATTATTATAAGCAAGGAACAATTCATGACGCGGATACTCCTCTAATGAGTTTAAAACATATCAAGGTTTATGTTCCGAAAAATGGAAGTGTTGAAGGAAATTTCATTTTACAAAAATTACAAATCAGAAATGGTTTATATGATTTAGATCTTGCTTATTATGCGACAGTCAGTGAAATGAAAAATGATGGTGATGGAAAGGGAAATTATTATCTCATAACACCAAGGAAACCTCTCTATAATAATGGAAGTGACCACAAATGGAACGATGCATTTACAAAGGGATTTTCACTTATTTGGCAAGTTCCTGATGGAATCGACAATATTGGTTCAGATACTTTATATGAAGCTACAACACCTGAATTTGTTTTTGAAACTCCAAATGGAACAGACGGCAAAAAGGAAGTTGTTATCAGCGCTGATGGACAAGGCGTAAAGATTAAAACTATGAAAGCTAATACTGTCGATGGATATGAAATTCATAGTTTTGCTGGACCTGGATATCAACTTTATAAAAATGCTGGAGGATTTTATACTGCAAATGCAGTTTCTGCAGATGCAAAGTATTCTGATGTTGGCTATACACGTTTAAGTAATGAATATTATATTCTAAAAGATGCCAATGGAGAATGGAATGAGTATTTTCCAAAGAATAAAACTGGTGCAACAGTTGAAACTTATGAATTTCCTGAAGAAATTCAACCTACTGCATGGAAAGGAACTGCTCAAACATGGAATACAGATTCTTATAAAGTAGCAAAAGTAGTTTATACTACAGCAGATGGTAATGAACACACAGCAGATGTAAATTCACCTGTTCATTTAGCAAATAAAGTCCATAATTTTCCTGAAGTTAAATTTGACACTTCTGGTGGAAGAGTAACTAAAGTTGAAGTTCATTGGGAGTACTTAAACAATGATACTTTTAATGCAAGTACACATTTTGCTGGTAACTATAAGGAAAATGTTAGAAGACAGTCATTTGCTCAAAGTAAATTTGATATTTATGTTACACCTACAGCTACAGGACATTTGCAGATAAAATATTCTGCAAAATCAACTGATCCAACTGCGGATGCAAATGATAATTTTGATTATGAAGCTAATAAAGCTGTGAAAAGTCCTGTTAATAATGTGAGTGGAAAAGCAAAGGATGATTTCTTCTGGACAACTGTAACTCAAAAGAAATGTACACCTTTGAAAGCTGAGAGTACTGGTGATAGATTAAAGGAAAATGTATTATATCCAAATCAAGCGGAGAATGGAACTTTTTATGATACTTGGAAATTGTTCTTTGATTATGGAACGAAGAAAGAATTTTCTCCTGTAACGAAAAATCCAAGAATTGATTTGACAGTGGGAACTTTGAATCTCAAAGGACTTGATTCTAAGGCTGACAAAACTGGACTTTTGACTGGGAAATTTACAGCAAATAAATCCTTAAGTGGTTGGAAAATTATTTATAAAACTGCGGATAATGTACTTGGAATAGAGGGTACAGAAAAAGTATATAATATTGGAAATATTGAAGATGGAACAAAAATAGACCTTGGAATTAATAGGGATATTGAACATCTATCAAGTATTGTTTTAACTTATGATGGAGTATATAATATTGAGCCATTTGCCGATAAAGAAACAGGAGAAGCAGTATTATTTTCCAATATTGAATATGAACTTAGAAATACTGATTTTAAAGGCAATCCATTGACGATAGAGAAGGAAAAGGGAATTGCTTGGTATGGACCTAATTACTTTATTCAGAATTTAGAAGGCAAATATTATAATGAAAGTTGTAGCGATGGAAATCATATTCATGATGCCGGAAAAGGACAAACTTTTGGTGGTAGGGCGTGGAATGCTATCAAAACACCACAACGTTACGGCCTTTTGACAAGAACTTATATTGTTACAAATAAGACCGCAGATAATGTAATTGAACCGGCAGGAAATGAAACAAATAATTCTATTTCACAGACCGGAACAAGTCTACAAAAAGTTCGATTCAATACAAAAGCTTATGCTTATGCCATGAATTCAGACATGCCGGAAGCAGGTAAGATGCCTTATGGAATTCCTGAATCCGCTTATGTAGAAATAAAAGATAAACAATTTGCTGCAGATGTAGATAAGTGTAAATTTTTAGGATTTGATAATGCATCTGGCAATGTTATTATTAAACAAGTTACAGATGCTGATGGTAGAGTATGGATTAAAATGTCTATTACAGAAGCGGGCATACAAGCTTTAAATAGACAATTTAGAGAAATTACTAAGAATAAAGCTTTTTCTTACTATTATTACTACAATGATAGTGTACTTAAATTTATGGAAGATCCAGTTGTCATTGCACTGAAGAGTTTTAGATACACAAGTGTTACATCTCCAGGAGAAAATGAGCATCGTCCATATGGAATGGTTTATTATGATATGAGCCCACTTGAAACGAAGCTGGATGGAAGTAAAAATGAATATTATAGCCATGCAAAGCTTGAAGGAGATTTATTCCAACTTTCTGAAAATGCAGCAACTGCTCTTGATGCTACGAAGAAAAAGAAATTATTTGGAATTGATTTGAGCAAGGTGGAAGTTGTTGTATCCAAGAATACGGCGGTAGGATCAAATATATTCCCCGGAAAATATGATAATATCGTCTATGGAACAGCGGGAAGTAAATTCCCTACACAGACTTTCTATCCGGATGAAAGAGATAATTTACGAGGAGATTTCTTCGTTCAAGCACCAGACTCAGATGGATTTAAGGATTTTAAGGCTATTATTGAAATTCCTAAAAAGGATAAATCCATATCATATACTCAGCAAAACGAAACTGTTCAAACACCGAAAACCCAAGTGGATATGTATTTGACTGGTGAAGTTAAGGTAATGGGAGATAGTCGTCCTGGGAAACAGGAATTTAGTTATAGCATAGATGGTGGAAATACTTTCGTTTCAGCTGAAAATATAACGGATTGGGGAAAAGTAACCCATGTTAAACTTGATTTGGGAGAACTTCCTAAAGGCAGTCAGGTCAATATTAAGTTACCACTTAAAACTCATGCGAAAACGACAACGGATGAACTTGAAGCATATATTGGTGGAAGTTTTGAAACCACTGATTATACAGGAGTTAAAACGAGTGGATATATAAATCCTGCAAAATATATTTATGGAAATTATGCAGTTATTTCATCAGAAGTATGGTGGGATAAAAACGAAAATGGAGAACTTGATGAGGGGGAAACAAAAGCAAAAGGTGTTAAACTTGAACTATATTCTCCTAATCAAGACATCACTATTAATAATAAGCTAATTCCTGCTAATACTTTGATTCATAGTACAACTACGGATGAAAATGGAGGATACGAATTAAAGAGCTTTATGTCTGAGGCTGGTCAATGGATAAAGGTTACTATGCCAGATGGTGAAACTAAACTTACATTGAAGGCAAAAGATTCGGATATGTTAAAATCAAAGAACTCTGACTTTGACAGAACAAGCTATAAAACAGCTGAATTACCAGAATTGGTAAGAGAAAAACCGCTTGATACTATCGGTTGCGGACTTATAAGAGCACCTAAGATAAAAACAGAGCCTGTTAAGATACATGTTGGAGAGGAGTCAAATGAAGGAGCGGCCAAAGCTGTTGCAACAAGTGACCATCCTACTGTATCTCCTGAATTAAAATATCTTGAGTTACAAAATGATGTGGCAGATGTTGATGATAGTGGTAAAATAAGAGGAAAGTCTACGGGAAAAATTAAAGCTGAAGTTACAACAACCAACACATTGGCTAGTAGCAATCAGGCAATACCTGAAGATACCGTAAAAGCGGAGTACGATATTATTGTTTATGGAAAGGTGAATTATAATAAAAATAACGCTGATGTAAGTGGAGAAGCACCAAAGGATAATAACGAATACTATCCATCCGTTACAGCAGACGGAAATGATGCTGATACTGATAAGGTAACGGTCTTAGATGCAGGTACGATGAAACGATCTGGATATATCTTCAAAGGATGGAATACACAAGCTGATGGTAAAGGTACTATGTATTCAAATGGAGATATATTTAAGACAGGACCAATTAATCAAGATGTAGAGTTATATGCAATTTGGTCTTTAATATGGACACCAATGGAAATTCCAACCCGAGCTGTCACCGTGACAAAAGAGTGGAAAAACTTTTTAGGAACTGATATCGCAGCACCTGTGGACAGCGTCACAGTCGAACTCTACAAAGACGGCGTGGCCACAGGTCAGGTACAGGAGTTGAAGTCAGCCAATAACTGGACAGCCGCTTTTGAGCAATTACCAGTATCCGCGACTTTGGGTGGTGAAAACCACGAGTATACCATCAAAGAAGTTGGCGAAACATTAAACAACATTTCACTTGCAGGCAAATGGTATGGAGTCGGTTACGCAGGCAGCATGAAAGAAGGCTTCACGATCACCAATAAGGAAAAGACTCCATGGGCTCCAATGATCCCACCAACCCGAGATGTCACCGTCACAAAAGAGTGGCAAGATTCAGCTGATAACGATGTATCCGCGCCTGTAGATAGCGTCACAGTCGAACTCTACAAAGACGGCGTGGCAACAGGTAATGTACAAGAGTTGACCAAAGAGAACAAGTGGACAGCCACCTTCGAGAAACTGCCAGTCTCTGCGACCCTCGGTGGCGAAGCTCATGAGTACACCATCAAAGAAGTTGGCGAAAGCTTAAACAACATTTCACTTGCAGGCAAATGGTATGGCGTCCGTTATGAGGGAAGTATGAAAGACGGCTTCACGATCACCAATAAGGAAAAGACTCCATGGGCTCCAATGGAAATTCCAACCCGATCTATCACCGTCACCAAAGAGTGGCAAGGCACAGATGGCAACAAGATTGATGCACCTGTGGACAGTATCACAGTTGAACTCTACAAAGACGGCGTGGCCACAGGTCAGGTACAGGAGTTGAAGTCAGCCAATAACTGGACAGCCACCTTTGAGAAACTGCTAGTCTCTACGACCCTCGGTGGCGAAGCTCATCAGTACACCATCAAAGAAGTTGGCGAAACATTAAACAACATTTCACTTGCAGGCAAGTGGTATGGAGTCGGTTACGCAGGCAGCATGAAAGATGGCTTCACGATCACCAATAAGGAAAAGACCCCATGGGCTCCAATGGAAATTCCAACCCGAGATGTCAAAGTAACAAAAGAATGGAAAGATTCAGCTGGTAACGATGTATCCGCACCTGTAGATAGCGTCACAGTCGAACTCTACAAAGATGGCGTGGCCACAGGTAATGTACAAGAGTTGACCAAAGAGAACAAGTGGACAGCCACCTTCGAGAAACTGCCAGTCTCTGCGACCCTCGGTGGCGAAGCTCATCAGTACACCATCAAAGAAGTTGGCGAAACATTAAACAACATTTCACTTGCAGGCAAGTGGTATGGAGTCGGTTACGCAGGCAGCATGAAAGATGGCTTCACGATCACCAATAAGGAAAAGACCCCATGGGCTCCAATGGAAATTCCAACCCGAGATGTCAAAGTAACAAAAGAATGGAAAGATTCAGCTGGTAACGATGTATCCGCGCCTGTAGATAGTGTCAAAGTAGAACTCTACAAAGACGGCGTGGCCACAGGTCAGGTACAAGAGTTGAACAAAGCCAATAACTGGACAGCCACTTTTGAGCAATTACCAGTATCCGCGACTTTGGGTGGAGCAGCTCATGAGTACACCATCAAAGAAGTTGGCGAAACATTAAACAACATTTCACTTGCAGGCAAGTGGTATGGAGTCGGTTATGAGGGAAGCATGAAAGATGGCTTCACGATTACCAATAAGGAAAAGACTCCGTGGGCTCCAATGGTCCCACCAACCCGAGCGATCACGGTCACAAAAGAGTGGCAAGACTCAGATGGCAACAAGATTGATGCACCTGTGGACAGTATCACAGTTGAACTCTACAAAGACGGCGTGGCAACAGGTAATGTACAAGAGTTGACCAAAGAGAACAAGTGGACAGCCACCTTTGAGCAATTACCGGTATCCGCGACACTAGGTGGAGCAGCTCATGAGTACACCATCAAAGAAGTTGGCGAAACATTAAACAACATTTCACTTGTAGGCAAATGGTATGGAGTCGGTTACGCAGGCAGCATGAAAGATGGCTTCACGATCACCAATAAGGAAAAGACTCCATGGGCTCCAATGGAAATTCCAACCAGAGATGTCAAGGTAACAAAAGAATGGAAAGATTCAGCTGGTAACGCTGTATCCGCGCCTGTAGATAGTGTCAAAGTAGAACTCTACAAAGACGGCGTAGCCACAGGTCAGGTACAAGAGTTGAAGTCAGCCAATAACTGGACAGCCACCTTTGAGCAATTACCAGTATCCGCGACCCTCGGTGGAGCAGCTCATGAGTATACCATCAAAGAAGTTGGCGAAACGTTAAACAACATTTCACTTGCAGGCAAGTGGTATGGAGTCGGTTACGCAGGCAGCATGAAAGATGGCTTTACGATCACCAACCAAGAAAAGACTCCAACAAAACCTTCTACACCAAATAATCCAGAATCGAATAAACCAGAGGTACCAAATACAAGTAATAACAAGACATTACCTAATACAGGAGATGGAAGCAACGTATCCCAATATGCATGGATAATGTTAACCTCAGGAGTATTACTGATGCTAATAGGATATAGACGTAAAAATCAAGGATAG